A single region of the Kocuria rosea genome encodes:
- the rpsS gene encoding 30S ribosomal protein S19, producing the protein MPRSLKKGPFVDQHLFLKVAKENDKGTKNVIKTWSRRSMIVPDMLGHTIAVHDGRKHIPVFITESMVGHKLGEFAPTRTFRGHVKDDKKGKRR; encoded by the coding sequence GCAGCCTGAAGAAGGGCCCTTTCGTCGATCAGCACCTTTTCCTGAAGGTCGCCAAGGAGAACGACAAGGGCACCAAGAACGTCATCAAGACGTGGTCCCGCCGCTCGATGATCGTCCCCGACATGCTCGGGCACACGATCGCCGTGCACGACGGACGCAAGCACATCCCCGTGTTCATCACCGAGTCGATGGTCGGGCACAAGCTCGGCGAGTTCGCCCCCACGCGGACCTTCCGCGGCCATGTGAAGGACGACAAGAAGGGCAAGCGCCGCTGA
- the rplV gene encoding 50S ribosomal protein L22: protein MEAKASARYIRVTPMKARRVVNLIRGQQANEALAILKFAPQGASEPVFKVLQSAVANARQLADRDGLPFKEEELVVSEAFVDEGPTMKRFQPRAQGRAYRINKRTSHITVIVASPDSEEVR, encoded by the coding sequence ATGGAAGCCAAGGCATCTGCGCGCTACATCCGCGTGACGCCTATGAAGGCCCGGCGCGTCGTCAACCTGATTCGTGGCCAACAGGCGAATGAGGCTCTGGCGATTCTGAAGTTCGCCCCCCAGGGTGCTTCGGAACCGGTGTTCAAGGTCCTCCAGTCGGCGGTCGCCAACGCGCGCCAGCTGGCGGACCGCGACGGCCTGCCGTTCAAGGAGGAGGAGCTCGTCGTGAGCGAGGCCTTCGTCGACGAGGGTCCGACCATGAAGCGGTTCCAGCCGCGGGCCCAGGGCCGCGCCTACCGCATCAACAAGCGCACGAGCCACATCACCGTGATCGTGGCGAGCCCTGACAGCGAGGAGGTCCGCTAA
- the rpsC gene encoding 30S ribosomal protein S3: protein MGQKINPHGFRLGITTDHVSHWYADSTKEGQRYKDYVREDIKIRKLMSTGMERAGISKVEIERTRDRVRVDIHTARPGIVIGRRGAEADRIRGELEKLTGKQIQLNILEVKNPEVDAQLVAQGVAEQLASRVAFRRAMKKAIQSAQRAGAKGIRIQCAGRLGGAEMSRSEFYREGRVPLHTLRANIDYGFFEAKTTFGRIGVKVWIYKGDLTAKELAAQQAAAPSRGRGGDRDRRGGPGERRGGGGGDRRRPDRNDRGGRRERNDSAASPAPAAGATNAEGGK, encoded by the coding sequence GTGGGACAGAAGATCAACCCGCACGGGTTCCGGCTGGGCATCACCACCGACCACGTGTCGCACTGGTACGCGGACTCCACCAAGGAGGGCCAGCGCTACAAGGACTACGTCCGCGAGGACATCAAGATCCGCAAGCTCATGTCCACGGGCATGGAGCGGGCCGGCATCTCCAAGGTCGAGATCGAGCGGACCCGGGACCGCGTGCGCGTGGACATCCACACCGCCCGCCCCGGCATCGTCATCGGCCGCCGCGGCGCCGAGGCCGACCGCATCCGCGGCGAGCTCGAGAAGCTCACCGGCAAGCAGATCCAGCTGAACATCCTCGAGGTCAAGAACCCCGAGGTGGACGCCCAGCTGGTCGCCCAGGGTGTCGCCGAGCAGCTCGCCTCCCGCGTGGCCTTCCGCCGCGCCATGAAGAAGGCCATCCAGTCGGCGCAGCGCGCCGGCGCGAAGGGCATCCGCATCCAGTGCGCCGGCCGCCTCGGCGGCGCCGAGATGAGCCGCTCGGAGTTCTACCGCGAAGGCCGTGTGCCCCTGCACACCCTGCGCGCGAACATCGACTACGGCTTCTTCGAGGCCAAGACCACCTTCGGCCGCATCGGCGTGAAGGTCTGGATCTACAAGGGCGACCTCACCGCCAAGGAACTGGCGGCCCAGCAGGCCGCCGCTCCCTCGCGCGGCCGCGGCGGCGACCGTGACCGTCGCGGCGGTCCGGGCGAGCGTCGCGGAGGCGGCGGCGGCGACCGTCGTCGTCCCGACCGTAACGACCGTGGCGGACGCCGTGAGCGCAACGACTCCGCCGCCTCCCCGGCTCCGGCCGCGGGAGCGACCAACGCAGAGGGTGGTAAGTAA
- the rplP gene encoding 50S ribosomal protein L16: protein MLIPRRVKFRKQHHPKRSGAAKGGTTVAFGEWGIQALTPAYVTNRQIEAARIAMTRHIKRGGKVWINIYPDRPLTKKPAETRMGSGKGSPEWWVANVKPGRVMFELSGVSEEVAREALRLAIHKLPMKARIVRREGGE from the coding sequence ATGCTCATCCCACGTCGTGTGAAGTTCCGCAAGCAGCACCACCCGAAGCGGTCGGGCGCTGCCAAGGGCGGCACCACTGTCGCCTTCGGCGAGTGGGGCATCCAGGCGCTGACGCCGGCCTACGTGACGAACCGTCAGATCGAGGCCGCCCGTATCGCCATGACCCGCCACATCAAGCGTGGCGGCAAGGTCTGGATCAACATCTACCCGGACCGCCCCCTGACCAAGAAGCCCGCCGAGACCCGCATGGGCTCCGGCAAGGGCTCCCCCGAATGGTGGGTCGCCAACGTCAAGCCCGGGCGCGTGATGTTCGAGCTCTCCGGTGTCTCCGAAGAGGTCGCCCGCGAGGCCCTGCGCCTGGCGATCCACAAGCTCCCGATGAAGGCACGCATCGTGCGTCGCGAAGGTGGTGAATGA